A single genomic interval of Gossypium raimondii isolate GPD5lz chromosome 11, ASM2569854v1, whole genome shotgun sequence harbors:
- the LOC105761331 gene encoding probable leucine-rich repeat receptor-like serine/threonine-protein kinase At3g14840 — MKPNLATHFLFIHIKPKKKKKLLNPLQKHSNMLFLRLVFGSIFIVCCLTTLSNEASLPNAEVEALESIGRTLGKTKWNFNETCIQGNGRLDQPSPKFKESYVDNVTCDCSFNNNTICHVIHILLKGQGLSGTLPLNLTSLPFLQEFDLTRNYLNGTIPRGWGSSTRLIKISLLGNRLTGLIPEELANLRNLTSLVLENNGLSGTLPAALRDLPKMERLHLSSNNFTGEIPLSFAGLTSLKEFRISDNNFTGQIPDFIFRNWTNLEEIYMEGSGLSGPIPSINATLLNLTYIIIGDLNGAETNFTRQLIDASLPKLERLMLRSCNLIGEIPASFGTFTSIKILDLSFNRLGGKIPDELSNLNFDTTFLNGNNFTGSIPQWVRKTNEKVDLSYNNFNDTGESSCQISKTVSIARLNNTGIVPCLTSQITCSSEPLHFVHINCGGREITVNDTTYEADFDGAGPSTFYQSTNWAFSSTGIFLSDDRPNDILVLDNRQVSVDGDEKQLYESARLAPSSLTYYAFCLANATYIVSLHFAEIQFTNDRNYSSLGRRIFDVYIQGKQELKDFNIEEEARGAGIPKVKKITVNVTDSTLEIRFQWAGKGTTSIPKKSIYGPLISAISILDPTYKPPSESDGGVATAAVVSIVGGVVFATLLILGILWWKGCLKWKSTLEQGLTCSTNLKGIELQTTSFTLRQIKAATKYFHASNKIGEGGFGPVYKGTLADGIVIAVKQLSARSKQGNREFVTEIGMISALQNPHLVKLYGCCIEGNQLMLIYEYLENNSLARALFGPQESQLTLDWPTRMKICIGIARGLAYLHEESRLKIVHRDIKATNVLLDKNLNPKISDFGLAKLDEEDNTHISTRIAGNYGYMAPEYALHGYLTEKVDVYSFGIVALEIVSGRCNTRIRPKQEPFILL; from the exons ATGAAACCCAATCTTGCAACCCATTTTTTGTTCATTCATAtcaagccaaaaaaaaaaaaaaaactcttgaATCCGCTCCAAAAACATTCCAATATGTTGTTTCTTCGACTTGTTTTTGGGTCAATATTCATAGTTTGTTGCCTTACAACGCTTTCAAACGAAGCTTCACTTCCAAATGCTGAAG TGGAAGCTTTGGAAAGTATTGGTAGAACATTAGGGAAGACAAAGTGGAACTTTAATGAAACATGCATTCAAGGCAATGGTCGGTTGGACCAACCTTCACCCAAGTTTAAAGAATCTTATGTTGATAATGTTACATGCGATTGTTCCTTCAACAACAATACTATCTGTCATGTCATTCACAt ACTACTCAAGGGACAGGGCCTTTCGGGTACTCTCCCACTAAACTTGACAAGTCTCCCTTTTCTGCAAGAATT TGATCTAACTCGAAACTATCTTAATGGCACTATTCCTCGGGGGTGGGGTTCTTCTACGCGACTCATTAAGAT TTCCCTTCTAGGAAATCGATTAACTGGTTTAATCCCAGAAGAGCTAGCAAATCTCAGAAATCTTACCAGCTT AGTCCTTGAGAACAATGGTCTTTCAGGAACTTTGCCTGCAGCATTGAGGGATCTACCCAAAATGGAGCGATT GCATCTGAGTTCCAACAATTTTACTGGTGAAATACCTTTATCATTTGCTGGGTTGACTTCATTGAAGGAGTT TCGGATTAGTGACAACAATTTTACAGGACAAATTCCTGACTTCATATTCCGAAATTGGACAAATCTTGAAGAGAT ATATATGGAGGGAAGTGGTTTGAGTGGACCAATTCCATCCATTAATGCTACTTTACTTAACTTAACATACAT AATAATTGGTGACTTGAATGGAGCTGAAACAAATTTTACACGACAACTCATCGATGCCAGTTTGCCTAAATTGGAAAGACT GATGTTGAGGAGTTGCAATCTCATTGGAGAGATACCTGCTTCTTTTGGGACATTTACATCCATAAAGATATT AGATCTCAGCTTTAATAGACTTGGTGGAAAAATTCCAGATGAGCTTTCTAATCTTAATTTCGATACTAC GTTCTTAAATGGAAACAATTTTACTGGATCAATCCCTCAATGGGTACGGAAAACAAACGAAAAAGT GGATCTTTCATACAACAACTTCAATGACACAGGTGAATCAAGCTGTCAAATAAGCAAAACCGT GAGCATTGCAAGACTCAATAACAC GGGAATTGTTCCATGTTTGACAAGCCAAATTACCTGCTCATCAGAAC CTTTGCACTTTGTCCATATAAACTGTGGAGGGAGAGAAATAACTGTTAATGACACCACTTATGAAGCCGATTTTGATGGAGCCGGGCCTTCGACATTTTACCAAAGTACCAACTGGGCATTTAGCAGCACCGGAATTTTTCTAAGCGATGACCGCCCTAACGACATCTTAGTTTTGGACAATAGACAAGTTTCTGTTGATGGCGATGAAAAACAACTCTACGAAAGTGCAAGGCTTGCGCCTAGCTCTTTGACGTACTATGCATTTTGTCTCGCCAATGCAACTTACATAGTAAGCCTCCATTTCGCTGAGATTCAGTTCACTAATGATCGAAATTATAGTAGCTTGGGGAGACGCATATTTGATGTTTACATTCAG GGAAAGCAGGAGCTAAAGGATTTCAATATTGAAGAAGAAGCAAGAGGGGCAGGCAtaccaaaagtaaaaaaaattactgtAAATGTAACGGATAGCACTTTGGAGATCCGTTTCCAATGGGCCGGGAAAGGGACAACTTCTATACCGAAGAAAAGCATTTACGGTCCTCTTATCTCAGCAATATCTATTTTAGATCCTA CGTATAAACCTCCATCAGAAAGCGACGGTGGTGTTGCGACAGCTGCAGTGGTCAGTATTGTGGGTGGAGTAGTGTTTGCTACTTTGTTGATTTTAGGCATCCTTTGGTGGAAGGGCTGTTTAAAATGGAAGAGTACTTTGGAACAAG GATTAACATGTTCCACAAATCTAAAAGGTATAGAGTTGCAGACAACTTCCTTTACCTTAAGGCAAATTAAAGCTGctacaaaatattttcatgCTTCCAATAAGATCGGAGAAGGTGGTTTTGGTCCCGTTTACAAG GGTACTCTAGCAGATGGCATAGTGATTGCTGTGAAGCAGCTATCAGCTCGATCGAAACAAGGAAACCGTGAGTTTGTGACTGAGATTGGCATGATTTCAGCTTTACAAAACCCTCATCTTGTAAAGTTGTACGGATGTTGCATTGAAGGAAATCAATTGATGCTTATATACGAGTACCTGGAAAACAACAGCCTGGCTCGGGCATTATTTG GGCCACAAGAATCTCAGTTGACATTAGATTGGCCAACAAGAATGAAGATCTGCATTGGTATAGCTAGAGGGTTAGCTTACCTCCATGAGGAAtcaaggttgaagattgtgcaTAGAGACATAAAGGCCACTAATGTGTTGCTTGATAagaatctaaaccctaaaatatcTGACTTCGGTTTGGCCAAACTTGATGAAGAAGATAATACCCACATTAGTACCCGAATTGCAGGAAATTA TGGCTATATGGCTCCTGAGTATGCATTGCATGGCTATTTGACAGAGAAAGTGGATGTTTATAGTTTTGGGATAGTGGCTCTCGAAATTGTTAGTGGGAGGTGTAACACTAGAATCCGCCCAAAGCAAGAACCTTTCATTCTCCTTTAA